One Phalacrocorax aristotelis chromosome 10, bGulAri2.1, whole genome shotgun sequence genomic region harbors:
- the CDR2 gene encoding cerebellar degeneration-related protein 2 isoform X1, whose protein sequence is MLADSLVEEFEIREDEPWYDQQDLQQDLHLAAELGKTLLDRNTELEESLQQMYATNQEQLQEIEYLTKQVELLRQMNDQHAKVYEQLDVTARELEDTNQKLVAESRASQQKILSLTETIENLQTHIDDLQRQVEELKKSGRGRMSHERSDQPRSMHSFSCLKELYDLRQYFVYDHVFAEKITSMDSQLSPLEEENENLKKAVTVLQAQLSLEKEKRVTMEEEYSLMVKENCDLEQRLVDIDLYRARAEELEAEVAEMRQILHSENTCHNAEKLVPESFFISFKESLERELGQSLADEGLPTVPELEKKALKRSSSETFLSSAAGGDILRGHEETCIRRAEAVKQRGISVLNEVDAQYNALKVKYEELLKKCQMDEDSLKHKAVQTLKQYCKDPNVGNTQYDLSASNEECTNVELSDSSTNALPEYKALFKEIFSCIRKTKEEIDEHRAKYKSLSSQP, encoded by the exons ATCTTCACCTTGCTGCTGAACTTGGGAAGACACTACTGGATCGTAACACTGAACTAGAAGAATCTTTACAGCAAATGTATGCAACGAATCAAGAGCAACTCCAGGAGATAGAG TACCTCACAAAGCAAGTGGAGCTCTTGCGTCAGATGAATGATCAGCATGCAAAAGTTTACGAACAGCTGGATGTGACAGCAAGGGAGCTTGAAGACACTAATCAAAAACTAGTTGCGGAAAGTAGAGCTTCACAACAAAAGATATTGAG CTTAACAGAGACTATTGAAAATCTGCAAACACACATAGATGACCTGCAACGACAAGTAGAAGAATTGAAAAAGTCTGGAAGAGGCCGGATGAGCCATGAGAGATCTGACCAGCCAAGATCAATGCATAGTTTCTCATGTCTGAAGGAGCTGTATGACCTTCGCCA gtATTTTGTTTATGATCATGTGTTTGCAGAAAAGATTACTTCGATGGATAGTCAGCTAAGTCctctagaagaagaaaatgagaacttAAAAAAGGCAGTTACAGTTCTGCAAGCTCAGCTTAgcctagagaaagaaaagagggtaACAATGGAAGAGGAATATAGCCTTATGGTAAAGGAAAACTGTGACCTTGAACAGAGGCTTGTTGATATAGACTTGTATCGGGCTCGTGCAGAGGAGTTGGAAGCGGAAGTAGCTGAAATGCGACAAATACTTCACTCTGAAAACACATGCCATAATGCAGAGAAATTGGTGCCAGaatcctttttcatttcattcaagGAATCTTTAGAAAGGGAGCTTGGTCAGAGCCTGGCAGATGAAGGACTTCCGACCGTACCAGAACTGGAGAAGAAGGCACTGAAACGGAGCAGCAGCGAAACTTTCCTaagcagcgctgcagggggagACATTCTAAGGGGCCATGAAGAGACATGTATTAGGAGAGCTGAAGCTGTGAAGCAGCGAGGAATTTCTGTACTTAATGAAGTTGATGCTCAGTATAATGCTCTGAAAGTGAAGTATGAGGAACTTTTGAAGAAGTGTCAAATGGATGAAGATTCTTTGAAACACAAGGCTGTACAAACGCTGAAGCAGTATTGCAAAGACCCAAATGTGGGGAATACCCAGTATGATCTTTCAGCTAGCAATGAAGAATGCACAAATGTGGAGCTAAGTGACTCTTCCACAAATGCTCTTCCTGAATATAAAGCACTCTTCAAGGAAATCTTTAGCTGtatcagaaaaacaaaggaagaaatagaTGAACACAGAGCTAAGTACAAGTCCCTCTCCTCTCAGCCATAA
- the CDR2 gene encoding cerebellar degeneration-related protein 2 isoform X2, translating to MNDQHAKVYEQLDVTARELEDTNQKLVAESRASQQKILSLTETIENLQTHIDDLQRQVEELKKSGRGRMSHERSDQPRSMHSFSCLKELYDLRQYFVYDHVFAEKITSMDSQLSPLEEENENLKKAVTVLQAQLSLEKEKRVTMEEEYSLMVKENCDLEQRLVDIDLYRARAEELEAEVAEMRQILHSENTCHNAEKLVPESFFISFKESLERELGQSLADEGLPTVPELEKKALKRSSSETFLSSAAGGDILRGHEETCIRRAEAVKQRGISVLNEVDAQYNALKVKYEELLKKCQMDEDSLKHKAVQTLKQYCKDPNVGNTQYDLSASNEECTNVELSDSSTNALPEYKALFKEIFSCIRKTKEEIDEHRAKYKSLSSQP from the exons ATGAATGATCAGCATGCAAAAGTTTACGAACAGCTGGATGTGACAGCAAGGGAGCTTGAAGACACTAATCAAAAACTAGTTGCGGAAAGTAGAGCTTCACAACAAAAGATATTGAG CTTAACAGAGACTATTGAAAATCTGCAAACACACATAGATGACCTGCAACGACAAGTAGAAGAATTGAAAAAGTCTGGAAGAGGCCGGATGAGCCATGAGAGATCTGACCAGCCAAGATCAATGCATAGTTTCTCATGTCTGAAGGAGCTGTATGACCTTCGCCA gtATTTTGTTTATGATCATGTGTTTGCAGAAAAGATTACTTCGATGGATAGTCAGCTAAGTCctctagaagaagaaaatgagaacttAAAAAAGGCAGTTACAGTTCTGCAAGCTCAGCTTAgcctagagaaagaaaagagggtaACAATGGAAGAGGAATATAGCCTTATGGTAAAGGAAAACTGTGACCTTGAACAGAGGCTTGTTGATATAGACTTGTATCGGGCTCGTGCAGAGGAGTTGGAAGCGGAAGTAGCTGAAATGCGACAAATACTTCACTCTGAAAACACATGCCATAATGCAGAGAAATTGGTGCCAGaatcctttttcatttcattcaagGAATCTTTAGAAAGGGAGCTTGGTCAGAGCCTGGCAGATGAAGGACTTCCGACCGTACCAGAACTGGAGAAGAAGGCACTGAAACGGAGCAGCAGCGAAACTTTCCTaagcagcgctgcagggggagACATTCTAAGGGGCCATGAAGAGACATGTATTAGGAGAGCTGAAGCTGTGAAGCAGCGAGGAATTTCTGTACTTAATGAAGTTGATGCTCAGTATAATGCTCTGAAAGTGAAGTATGAGGAACTTTTGAAGAAGTGTCAAATGGATGAAGATTCTTTGAAACACAAGGCTGTACAAACGCTGAAGCAGTATTGCAAAGACCCAAATGTGGGGAATACCCAGTATGATCTTTCAGCTAGCAATGAAGAATGCACAAATGTGGAGCTAAGTGACTCTTCCACAAATGCTCTTCCTGAATATAAAGCACTCTTCAAGGAAATCTTTAGCTGtatcagaaaaacaaaggaagaaatagaTGAACACAGAGCTAAGTACAAGTCCCTCTCCTCTCAGCCATAA